The Phyllopteryx taeniolatus isolate TA_2022b chromosome 2, UOR_Ptae_1.2, whole genome shotgun sequence nucleotide sequence gggaggaaaccggagaacccggagaaaacccatgacAGTGACCATGAATGATCCTGTATTCATGGGACGTTTCAACCTGTTTATATTCAATTCTTACCCGGTTTTGGAATTCAGTATATTTTATCTTGAATGTCAATCATCAgttcaaagagaaaaaaagaactcaATATCTcataaagtaaaaagaaaatgacccaCATGTATAAATCAAGTTGTTTAAACAACACTCAAAACACAAAATCTGAATGCCATccaaatacaactgatgactatGTTGCCAGCATAAAATACAGCCATGAATCCAAACTCCTGTATCCACCTCCCAGATACAGTTTGGAAATGATTTCATGTCCCACACAGAACAATTTTGAAACACACTTGTTTACTTACCGATGAGTACAGCCTTCCATCAACTTCCATGCAAAGAAACTGTGCAGTTTCAATGCCCTTGATTACAATACAGCCTGGATCCACTGGGCGGATCTCCAGCAAGCCTGTTATTCACGTTTTAATAGGGTACAAACAGTAGTCAGTCGCAATATTGTTTGCAAACGTAGCAGATTCCAATTTTGTCCTGTTAAATGATGTACACATTATTACATTACTTACTGTACAGAGTTTGATCCGCAGAGCCGAGAATCTGTCCATCTTCTCGAATCAGAAGATGTACTCCTGCCCTGGCAGCATACAGGTGCCTGAAGCGAACTGTCTCGCTCCAGCTGTTGTGCGAGTGGGATTCCAGGTTTGAAAGTGGTATACAAACAATTGCTAccacaacaaataaattaacaacTGAAACATTGACCTTTTGTCCCAGAAGCATGATTCTTCAAGACCCCTCTTCCTTTTCGTTTTCTGATATTGTTCTTGTTTGATAGTATAAAGTACTCTAAACTCTCTAGCTAGCCTTTTAAGCGCAGTCCTTATCAGTTGCTGATAACCTTCTCCCCCAAATCCAGTTCCAAGAAACATACCAACACACCCCTTGACAACAGCCAACAAAATCGTTGTTCTCATTGGCCTCAAAGAAGCCCAACAAGTTACAATAACGAAATCAAGCGTGAACAGAAGCCAAAGAActtccaaacacacaaacagaattAATTCACTGAAACCTGCTGAACTGAGCTCTTCTGTATGCTGTAACTGATTCAAACTACACTGATTTAACATGCACATAATGATCCTACTTCTGGCAACACTCGCGATAACAACTTCTCCTTGGGCAAACAAATGAGGTTTGTGAACAGTTCATTTGAACTTGACACCCCGTCACTGAGGGGATGCCGGTCGTTTTCATATTAGGGTGGAGCTCCTTGCGGTTGTCACCTCGTAAACTGACAGCGAGTCCAATAGCAATATTCTCAGCGATGAAAATATCACAGCTATAACGGTGTAGTAGTGCAAACAGcaagttaaaaagaagaaagggtgaaaaatacaaataaaggagTAAGTTAACAGAGCTGTTGTCACAGGAAAGAGTCAGAAAAGTATCTCTAAAAGCCTTTATGTACATGGTAATGGAGATTGTCGATAAATGGAGAAGGTTCAACACTTTTGTTACGATGCTGCAAAGACGACTCCAAGAGCAGAGCGCAGCATGCTCAATGTGGTGATGAAAAGAAATCAAGATTGTTGGCTTAAAAAGATATCATTGGGACATGCTAACATCTGTGTTGACAATTCTACAAtcagtaaaacattaaacaagaacGAATGTCATTGGAGGACAGCACAGAGGAATCCACCGCTGTCCATAACAACACTGTTACATGTTGGAAGTTTGCCAAAGGTGCCTGAATGTTGCATAGCACTTTCCActtctgacaaattattgtgtggacagatgaaaccaatgTTGGGTTATATGAAATGGACACACAACACTTGTCTAGAGAAAAAAGGCACAGCTCCACCACCATCAAAATGCCATACCAAATGTGAAGCATGATGGAGGGGGCATGGTGGTTTGGGACCTCCTTGCGAACTTGGTGTACAAGGGCCTTCAAAAGGGGGGGCTgggcttttgttgttttgaaaaaaaattttctttcatttcaatcttcttttcctttgggcttgtcccgttaggggtcaccacagcatgtcaccttttccatgtcagcctatctcctgcatcctcctctcgaacacaagtcttccctcacgacatccatcaaccttctctttggtcttcatcgagctctcttgcctggcagctccatcaccattacccttctaccaatgtactcACTCTCTTTTCTtgggacgtgtccaaaccatccaagtctgctctctctaactttgtctccaagacatctaaccttggccatccctctgatgagctcatttctaatcctatccaacctggtcactccaagagcgaacctcaacatcttcatttccaccacctccaactctgcttcctgttgtctcttcagtgccactgtgtCTAATCCGTACACCATGGCTGGCTTCActactttgcccttcatcctagcagagactcttctgtcacataacacacctgacaccttcctccacccgttccaacctgcttggggtcgtttcttcacttccttgcAACACTCAGGATTGCTGTGGACTGTTgatcccaagtatttaaagtcctccaccctcgcaatctgttctccctgtagcctcactcttccccctccactcctctcattcatgcactgagattctgtcttacttcggctaatcttcattcctctcctttccagtgcatccctccacctttctaactgttcctccacctgctccctgctttcactgcagatcatcTGCGAAGATCATGGTCTACGAggactccagtctaacctcatttgtcagcctatccatcaccactgcaaacaggaaggggctcagggctgatccctgatgcagtcccacctccaccttaaactcctttGTCAcactacagcacacctcaccactgttctgctgccctcgtacgtgtcctgtattattctaacatacatcCCTGCCACTCCAGATTTCCGTATGcggtaccacagttcctctctgggtactctgtcataggctttctctagatgcATCTGTAGTACTCTTTCGagacatgaaaccatactgttgcttgcaaatccTCACTTCTGTTCTCCTGTAGTGTTccacctgccatacatgtcatcatatgcctcctgttttgcctttgccacctctacctttgccctgtgtcacatcttaatgtattcctttctcctctcctcagtcctttcagtgtcccaaTTCTTCCTCGCTATCAtgtttccttgtatgatttcctgtactttaagGTTCCACGACCAAGTCTATGCTGTCTagtcacactctcccctaccattACCTGACAGTCAGTAACCTCTTTCAGATTACTTCGTctccacaagatgtaatccacctgcgtgcttctacctccgctcttgtaggtcactgttggatctatctcgcctaacacctataaaaatagacacaaaaaggaatgaagacgctggtttcttttgctcatgaggaggacgCATGGGAGATTGCCTCCCATGACGCTCTAatcaatctctcccgtcgctcctgtatttatttgaaatagggcgGTTTCTAAGtcacaagacataacatactaagctacaagacacaacacactaaggggagggtttcaaggtgaagacatgagaccaacaccggccacgtccttggtcaaggcgcccttcaatcggatgattcctgctgagtcatcttcttgaaggcgagacatcttcctttctctcacggtcagcaagcaaccatcaaaatccTCCATGATACCTATGTTCCTGCGTCTTCTGGAAGACAgggttcactacagccatttccatcgtattttgcaaagtctaccgccATCTGTCCCTCgaggttcctttcctggatgctgaacTTTTTCATcgcccctgtttccttcactaACATATCCATTCAAATCTGCAAGGAAGgaacatattttgacaaacacacacacaaaaacaacgaaAACAACCATCACAAAACCCATAACCAAACATTTATATCTCAAATATCAATATCTCAaacagaatagaaaaaaaatgtattgtcactgtcacaggagCAATGATGATAAATTAAGCATCTCACAATTTGCATTGTATACATGTGTTCAACTTCAAAGGTCTTGCGCAAGCTCTAAATATTGATTAATATTGATGAAATTTTGCacaaattatttttctatttattcaAACCTATTGGTGAGGTGAGAGCATGaactttttaaattcaaaaaataagggCCACCCCATTGGATGTGTCTCCCTGTAGACTTTGGCGCTTCATTTCATTGACtctcatccacccatccatccattttccatactccttatcctcgctagggtcatgggtatgctatcccagctaactgcgggtgagaagcggggtacactctgaactggtcgccagccaatcgcaaggcacacataaacaaccattttgcactcacattcacacctatgggcaatttagagtcgtcaatcaacctagcatgcatgttatgggcatgtgggagaaaacccctgccagcacggcgagaacatgcaaactccacacaggcaaggccggatttgaacccgggtcctcagaacttgcCAATATtgtgtctgattttttttcacgtgAACAGCACAATTTTATGTTTCTCCGAgggcttttttttgtatgtggctATGAATTGGATATGTATCCAATGCGAGTGCAGTTTGGAAAAGCTGCTCACGCCAAAgataaaagcaacattttgtcacatttagcttcaaaatgtgttcaaaaaaaCGGTGTGAATTTTCGAGAGTCACCTTTCTGCACACTTACACCGAGATTTGTCAACTTTAtagttaaatccaaatattaaatgtcgcACCTAAatcttaaatctaaatgttaaatatatatctaaatatacattttaaatctaaatggtaaatatatatacattatataatatatatatatatataaaatgtcaaTTGAAATATTAATCTTAAAACTAAATGTtcaatgtaaatttaaatataaatcttaaagCTAAATGTTTAATCTAaacatataaatgttaaatctatatccaaatataaatcttaaattgAAACgaaattgaaacaaaatgtgaaacatatatttaaatgttaaatctaaatgtcaatattaaatataaacgctaaatctaaatgtttccGGTCGAACTAAATATTCAGCTAATATGCAAGTCCACACTGCCAAGAAACggaagtacaaaaataaaagctgtgtGTTTGTAGCGTAAAATGACAACTCCCTCCTTCCCTGGTTGCGCTCCAGGCTCCCGCGACGTCCAAACAAATGGCTGCTTTCTGCTTTGGTTGTCCAGCGCAGAAGGTGGCGCCCAATGGCAGAGGCGCTGAGACAGAGGCAGATTAGCTAACTAGCTTCCCTGCTTGAGAAAGGAGGCCAGCGAGGATTTCCGGAGGGATAAGCGGCATCGTCCAGCTGCACCCAGCTGTAACCCATTGCGGAGCTGTGGCGAAGCAGCACTTCTTCATAAAAGTGACACTAAACACTCAAAGTTTTCCGAATGGGTTTGTTATTTCAGCTCGTGATCATCTATGTTCAAGGGTCGATTTCCCtgtataagatgttttttttatacgttATTTGACTCTACAAACGCAtagcttttattttggcagtgtgtatttgtacatttatatttaatatccatccatccatccattttctgagccgcttctcctcacgcgggtcgcgggcgtgctggagcctatcccggctatcatcgggcaggaggcggggtgcaccctgaactggttgccagccaatcgcagggcacatacaaacaaacaaccattcgcactcacagtcacacctacgggcaatttagggtctccaataaatgcatggttttttttgggatgtgggaggaaaccggagtgcccggagaaaacccacgcaggcacggggagaacgtgcaaactccacacaggcggggccggggattgaaccccggttatatttaatatttagagttaaatatatatttaacaatgagttttaagctatatatatatataaaaagcagcaagccagtgcaaactgtaggccggtcccaagcccggataaatgcagagggttgcgtcaggaatgGCATccatcttaaaactttgccaaacaaatatgagcattcatctaaagaattaCATACCGGATTGGTTGTGGCCCGGGTTATCAACATCTTTCCCCCGgaaccgttaacctgcagggcgccagtggaaattcagctactgtgggtcaaagacgaaggagaggtggaaagcgggttcttaggcagaaaaaggagaggaaagcacagagcctagaattgaatgtcgGGACtctgaat carries:
- the fgf19 gene encoding fibroblast growth factor 19 isoform X1, whose product is MRTTILLAVVKGCVGMFLGTGFGGEGYQQLIRTALKRLAREFRVLYTIKQEQYQKTKRKRGLEESCFWDKSWSETVRFRHLYAARAGVHLLIREDGQILGSADQTLYSLLEIRPVDPGCIVIKGIETAQFLCMEVDGRLYSSPIYSRDDCTFREQILPDGYSVYISVRHGVLLSLGNHRRRLQGRDRGVPALAQFLPRISTADQASTPALQSFHHPSQEASDATDQSLDAVESFGVLARTVHSPSFHKR